One window from the genome of Acidihalobacter ferrooxydans encodes:
- a CDS encoding HlyD family secretion protein — protein sequence MKRIIRYSVIGIIAIALIIGGAWYWYNGKYYPSTDDAYVGAHTVEVAPRINGRVVAVNVSDHAYVAKGKVLYRIDPTTERLAVEQAKVKLALAQQQAAQLAAAVTAASAQVAQAKVQLANATSKAQRQARLVKRGFTDTQTAQDAQDAEAAARAALGLSEARLAEARAQLGKSGNANHQVQLARVALQMAQVKLADTQVKASCNGYLSGLKLRPGDSVTQGQPNFVLVCDSQWWVNANYKETDLARIHPGQSATVHIDTYGGHTFKGRVVSINPASGTAFSLLPPENATGNWVKVTQRVPVRIEILDPSPKYPLRVGTSAEVSVDTLHTPAHATAP from the coding sequence ATGAAACGGATCATTCGCTACAGCGTCATCGGTATCATCGCCATCGCCTTGATCATCGGCGGTGCATGGTATTGGTACAACGGGAAATACTATCCTTCGACGGACGACGCCTACGTCGGTGCGCATACGGTCGAGGTCGCCCCCCGGATTAACGGCAGGGTCGTTGCCGTGAACGTCAGCGATCACGCTTACGTCGCCAAGGGCAAGGTGTTGTACCGCATCGACCCGACCACCGAGCGGCTTGCCGTTGAACAGGCCAAGGTCAAGCTTGCGTTGGCGCAGCAGCAGGCCGCGCAGCTCGCTGCCGCGGTGACCGCGGCTTCCGCGCAGGTCGCGCAGGCCAAAGTCCAACTCGCCAACGCCACCAGCAAGGCCCAGCGTCAGGCACGCCTTGTCAAGCGCGGCTTCACCGACACCCAGACCGCGCAGGATGCGCAGGATGCCGAGGCCGCAGCCAGGGCCGCACTCGGCCTGAGCGAAGCACGTCTGGCCGAGGCCCGCGCCCAGCTCGGGAAAAGCGGCAATGCCAACCATCAGGTTCAGCTCGCGCGGGTCGCCCTGCAGATGGCGCAGGTCAAGCTCGCGGATACCCAGGTCAAGGCGAGCTGTAACGGCTATCTGTCCGGACTGAAACTGCGCCCCGGCGACTCGGTCACCCAGGGCCAGCCGAATTTCGTGCTGGTGTGTGACAGCCAGTGGTGGGTCAACGCCAATTACAAGGAAACGGACCTGGCCCGTATCCACCCCGGCCAGTCGGCCACGGTCCACATCGACACCTATGGCGGCCACACCTTCAAGGGCCGCGTGGTGAGCATCAACCCGGCCAGCGGTACGGCTTTCTCGCTGCTGCCGCCGGAAAACGCCACCGGCAACTGGGTCAAGGTAACGCAGCGCGTGCCGGTACGGATCGAAATTCTCGACCCATCGCCGAAATACCCGCTGCGCGTGGGCACCTCCGCTGAGGTGAGCGTCGACACCCTGCACACGCCGGCGCACGCCACCGCGCCATGA
- a CDS encoding DHA2 family efflux MFS transporter permease subunit: MSDAKFTPRQRLLITVAVMSATVMQVLDTTIVNVALPHMQGQLGATRDQIAWVLTSYLVSSGIFMPLTGFFTDRLGQRRYLMLSIAGFVISSALCGLSTNIDEIVFFRLAQGVFGAALVPLSQSIMVQTYPLEERGKAMAIWGMGVMVGPILGPTLGGFLTQAFSWRWTFFINVPVGIFALALALRVVPDTAKRARSLDWTGFALIAAAIGTLQYILDRGNEVGWFSSRTIVFLSVFCVLAFVAYIDHSIRKGEDALFRMRLFRDRNFTTASAMIAIMGLGLFGAALLQPEMLEDLLKYPALTAGLVMAPRGVASMLSMFAVGRLIGRVDARVLIGIGISFATVGSWLMTWYSLNIDFFWVIFPIVLQGLGLGLIFVPMSTIAFSTLAPSDSAEAAGMFSLMRTIGSSIGISIVTTVLTQHTQIAWNQLGGHITAINPALHAYLRHLGLSLHDPATPAVLGQVLAQQANMIAFNDSFMFITWGFIVMFPLLLILRGGGLKNRK, from the coding sequence ATGAGCGACGCGAAGTTCACGCCGCGTCAGCGCCTGCTGATTACCGTCGCGGTCATGTCCGCGACGGTCATGCAGGTGCTCGACACGACGATCGTTAATGTCGCCCTGCCGCATATGCAGGGTCAGCTCGGCGCGACGCGCGACCAGATCGCCTGGGTGCTGACCAGCTATCTGGTGTCCTCCGGCATTTTCATGCCACTGACCGGCTTTTTTACCGACCGCCTCGGCCAGCGCCGTTATCTGATGCTCAGTATCGCCGGGTTCGTGATCAGTTCCGCGCTGTGCGGCCTATCGACCAACATCGACGAAATCGTATTCTTCCGGCTGGCCCAGGGCGTTTTCGGCGCGGCTCTGGTGCCACTGTCGCAATCGATCATGGTGCAGACCTATCCACTGGAAGAGCGCGGCAAGGCCATGGCGATCTGGGGCATGGGGGTCATGGTCGGGCCGATTCTCGGCCCCACGCTGGGCGGTTTTCTGACGCAGGCGTTCAGCTGGCGCTGGACGTTCTTCATCAACGTGCCGGTCGGCATTTTCGCCCTGGCGCTGGCGCTGCGCGTGGTGCCGGACACCGCCAAGCGCGCGCGCTCGCTCGACTGGACGGGCTTTGCCCTGATCGCCGCCGCTATCGGTACGCTGCAATACATCCTCGACCGCGGCAACGAAGTCGGCTGGTTCAGCTCCCGCACCATCGTGTTCCTCAGCGTGTTCTGCGTGCTGGCCTTTGTCGCCTATATCGACCATTCGATTCGCAAAGGCGAAGACGCCCTGTTCCGCATGCGGCTGTTCCGCGACCGCAACTTCACCACCGCCTCGGCGATGATTGCGATCATGGGGCTGGGCTTGTTCGGCGCCGCCCTGCTGCAGCCGGAAATGCTCGAAGACCTGCTCAAGTACCCGGCGCTCACGGCCGGCCTGGTAATGGCGCCGCGTGGCGTGGCGAGCATGCTCAGCATGTTCGCCGTCGGCCGCCTGATCGGGCGCGTCGATGCCCGCGTGCTGATCGGCATCGGCATATCGTTCGCCACCGTCGGTTCCTGGCTGATGACCTGGTACAGCCTGAACATCGATTTTTTCTGGGTCATTTTCCCCATTGTCCTGCAAGGTCTGGGGCTGGGGCTGATTTTCGTGCCCATGTCCACCATCGCCTTCTCCACACTCGCGCCCAGCGACTCGGCCGAAGCGGCGGGCATGTTCAGCCTGATGCGCACCATCGGCTCGTCGATAGGCATTTCCATTGTCACCACCGTGCTCACCCAGCACACCCAGATCGCCTGGAATCAGCTCGGCGGTCATATCACGGCCATCAATCCGGCGCTACATGCCTATCTTCGACACCTCGGCCTCAGCCTGCACGATCCCGCCACTCCGGCGGTGCTCGGCCAGGTACTGGCCCAGCAAGCCAACATGATCGCCTTCAACGACAGCTTCATGTTCATCACCTGGGGCTTCA
- a CDS encoding MarR family winged helix-turn-helix transcriptional regulator — MSTQTGEQLGALLAETSRVWRHRLDVRLRPLGLSQTRWILILQLSKAEGGLAQSELATRLGISQASLSAQIERMVRDGWVERHASAGDRRCKTINLTEQARSLSRSIRQTAATLRDELLEGLAEDDIAACEQVLKHILQRAQSL; from the coding sequence ATGAGCACCCAGACAGGAGAACAGCTTGGCGCATTGCTGGCCGAGACTTCGCGTGTATGGCGTCACCGTCTGGACGTGCGCCTGCGCCCACTCGGCTTGAGTCAGACTCGCTGGATCCTGATCCTGCAACTCTCGAAAGCCGAAGGCGGGCTTGCGCAGTCCGAACTCGCCACACGCCTGGGCATCAGTCAGGCCAGTCTCAGTGCGCAGATCGAGCGCATGGTGCGCGACGGCTGGGTCGAACGACATGCCAGCGCAGGCGATCGGCGCTGCAAGACCATCAACCTGACCGAGCAGGCCAGATCGCTCTCGCGCAGTATCCGGCAGACCGCCGCCACCTTGCGCGACGAACTGCTCGAAGGACTCGCAGAGGACGATATCGCCGCCTGCGAACAGGTACTCAAGCATATTCTGCAACGGGCGCAATCGCTTTGA